One region of Micromonospora ureilytica genomic DNA includes:
- a CDS encoding beta-L-arabinofuranosidase domain-containing protein: MPPPPLSRRNLLQATGATVVLSATGAAVTPGSASAAIVPPARADIGVSAYAFDLGQVRLTSGRWMDNQSRTLNYLRFVDVDRMLYNFRANHRLSTNGAATNGGWDAPNFPFRTHMQGHFLSAWAYAYAVLGDTTCRDKANYMVAELAKCQANNGAAGFGSGYLSGFPESDFTALEARTLSNGNVPYYCIHKTLAGLLDVWRYIGNTQARTVLLSLAGWVDTRTSRLSSSQMQSMLGTEFGGMNDVLADIYQQTGDSRWLATAQRFDHAGIFDPLANNQDQLNGKHANTQVPKWIGAAREFKATGTTRYRNIASNAWNITVGAHTYAIGGNSQAEHFRPPNAIAGYLTNDTCEQCNTYNMLKLTRELWLLDPNRADYFDYYERALMNHLIGGQNSADSRGHITYFTPLRPGGRRGVGPAWGGGTWSTDYNSFWCCQGTGLEINTRLMDSIYFYNGTTLSVNLFTPSVLNWTQRGITVTQTTSFPVSDTTTLTLSGSMSGSWSIRVRIPSWTNGATISVNGTVENVTTTPGSYATVTRTWAAGDTITVRLPMQIAVKAANDNANVGAVTYGPTVLAGNYGNTALSTLPTLTVSSITRTSTSSLAFTASANGSTVNLAPFYDAHGYNYTVYWNTTGSGSGGGGSYRLQNVGTGLVLGVQNMSTADGGLAVQWSDSGTADHNWVVVTDGNAVRFRNAHSGKVLGVENMSTADNARVLQWADNGTADHRWILVDNGDGTYKIRNVNSNKLLGILNASTAMGAQAVQDSDNGSADNRWRLVRNA; encoded by the coding sequence ATGCCACCCCCGCCCCTCAGCCGCCGCAACCTGCTTCAGGCCACCGGCGCCACAGTGGTGCTCTCCGCGACCGGCGCCGCCGTCACCCCCGGAAGCGCCTCCGCCGCCATCGTGCCCCCGGCCCGGGCCGACATCGGCGTCTCGGCGTACGCGTTCGACCTCGGTCAGGTGCGGCTGACCTCCGGCCGCTGGATGGACAACCAGTCGCGGACGCTCAACTACCTGCGGTTCGTCGACGTCGACCGGATGCTCTACAACTTCCGCGCCAACCACCGGCTGTCCACGAACGGCGCCGCCACCAACGGGGGCTGGGACGCGCCGAACTTCCCGTTCCGGACCCACATGCAGGGCCACTTCCTGAGCGCGTGGGCGTACGCGTACGCGGTCCTGGGCGACACCACCTGCCGGGACAAGGCGAACTACATGGTCGCCGAGTTGGCCAAGTGCCAGGCGAACAACGGTGCCGCCGGGTTCGGCTCGGGTTACCTCTCCGGCTTCCCGGAGTCCGACTTCACCGCCCTCGAGGCACGGACGCTGTCCAACGGCAATGTGCCCTACTACTGCATCCACAAGACCCTCGCCGGTCTGCTCGACGTCTGGCGCTACATCGGCAACACGCAGGCCCGCACCGTGCTGCTGTCGCTGGCGGGCTGGGTCGACACCCGGACGAGCCGACTGAGCTCCAGTCAGATGCAGTCGATGCTGGGCACCGAGTTCGGGGGCATGAACGACGTGCTCGCCGACATCTACCAGCAGACCGGTGACAGCCGGTGGCTCGCCACCGCACAGCGGTTCGACCACGCCGGCATCTTCGACCCGCTGGCCAACAACCAGGACCAGCTCAACGGCAAGCACGCCAACACGCAGGTGCCCAAGTGGATCGGCGCGGCCCGGGAGTTCAAGGCCACCGGGACCACCCGTTACCGGAACATCGCCAGCAACGCGTGGAACATCACCGTCGGCGCGCACACCTACGCCATCGGCGGCAACAGCCAGGCGGAGCACTTCCGGCCGCCCAACGCGATCGCCGGCTACCTCACCAACGACACCTGCGAGCAGTGCAACACGTACAACATGCTCAAACTGACCCGGGAGCTGTGGCTGCTCGACCCGAACCGGGCCGACTACTTCGACTACTACGAGCGCGCGCTGATGAACCACCTGATCGGCGGACAGAACTCGGCCGACAGCCGCGGCCACATCACCTACTTCACCCCGCTGCGGCCGGGTGGCCGTCGGGGTGTGGGCCCGGCCTGGGGTGGCGGCACCTGGAGCACCGACTACAACTCGTTCTGGTGCTGCCAGGGCACCGGCCTGGAGATCAACACGAGGTTGATGGACTCCATCTACTTCTACAACGGCACCACGCTGAGCGTGAACCTGTTCACGCCGTCGGTGCTGAACTGGACGCAGCGCGGCATCACTGTCACTCAGACCACCAGCTTCCCGGTCAGTGACACCACCACGCTGACCCTGAGCGGCTCGATGAGCGGCTCCTGGAGCATCCGGGTGCGGATCCCGTCCTGGACCAACGGCGCGACGATCTCCGTCAACGGCACTGTGGAGAACGTCACCACCACCCCGGGCAGCTACGCCACCGTCACGCGCACCTGGGCCGCAGGCGACACCATCACCGTGCGGCTGCCGATGCAGATCGCCGTCAAGGCCGCCAACGACAACGCCAACGTCGGCGCGGTCACCTACGGCCCCACGGTGCTGGCCGGCAACTACGGCAACACGGCCCTGAGCACCCTGCCCACCCTCACCGTCTCCTCGATCACCCGGACCAGCACCAGCTCGCTCGCGTTCACCGCCAGCGCCAACGGGTCCACCGTGAACCTCGCCCCCTTCTACGACGCCCACGGCTACAACTACACGGTCTACTGGAACACCACGGGTAGCGGTAGCGGCGGCGGCGGCAGCTACCGCCTTCAGAACGTCGGCACGGGCCTGGTTCTCGGTGTCCAGAACATGTCCACCGCCGACGGTGGTCTGGCCGTGCAGTGGAGCGACAGCGGGACCGCCGACCACAACTGGGTGGTCGTGACCGACGGCAACGCGGTCCGGTTCCGCAACGCCCACAGCGGCAAGGTGCTGGGTGTGGAGAACATGTCCACCGCCGACAACGCTCGCGTCCTGCAATGGGCGGACAACGGCACCGCGGACCACCGGTGGATCCTCGTGGACAACGGCGACGGGACCTACAAGATCCGCAACGTCAACAGCAACAAGCTGCTCGGCATCCTGAACGCGTCGACCGCCATGGGTGCGCAGGCCGTGCAGGATTCGGACAACGGCAGCGCGGACAACCGGTGGAGGCTGGTCCGCAACGCCTGA